The proteins below come from a single Oncorhynchus keta strain PuntledgeMale-10-30-2019 chromosome 32, Oket_V2, whole genome shotgun sequence genomic window:
- the LOC118364849 gene encoding uncharacterized protein LOC118364849, translating to MSSRPFKSRASVNSGASLYSRSCFQRRRSASFRTPLSHSQQPLGTHRLCSPSWIATSLHSGTVQAGRQAGRQAGRQAGNYLRLCCTATCVPPAQRNMDVWMRGENTSHRRLRGTPVHTSWLSLQYFITLCHQIDSARMRLSEETWLKRIQIQLSQMSNGVSSESGTAHGRGMLINAVSECRPTVTSHYLILHVNFGSKNQGE from the exons ATGTCGAGTCGACCGTTCAAAAGTCGCGCAAGTGTAAATTCAGGTGCGTCATTGTACTCTCGCAGTTGTTTTCAGCGACGCAGATCAGCCAGTTTCCGAACTCCGCTGTCTCACAGTCAGCAGCCTCTAGGAACACACCGACTCTGCTCCCCGAGTTGGATCGCGACCAGCCTGCACTCAGGCACTGTTCAAGccggaaggcaggcaggcaggcaggcaggcaggcaggcaggcaattaccttcggctctgttgtactGCCACATGCGTGCCTCCGGCGCAGAGAAATATGGATGTTTGGATGCGAGGTGAGAACACCAGCCACAGAAGGCTTCGAGGTACCCCGGTTCACACCAGCTGGCTCTCACTCCAGTACTTTATCACGTTATGTCATCAGATAGACAGTGCGCGCATGCGACTCAGTGAGGAGACTTGGCTGAAGAGGATTCAAATTCAACTCTCACAAAT GTCAAATGGCGTCAGCTCTGAAAGCGGAACAGCCCACGGGAGAGGAATGCTTATCAACGCCGTCTCAGAAT GCAGACCAACAGTTACATCACATTACCTCATCCTTCACGTGAACTTTGGGAGCAAGAATCAGGGGGAATGA